A genomic stretch from Aedes albopictus strain Foshan chromosome 2, AalbF5, whole genome shotgun sequence includes:
- the LOC109416267 gene encoding 30 kDa salivary gland allergen Aed a 3: MKPLVKLFMVFCLIGIVLSRPRPEGEEGEGEEESPDDASGDETEGGEEKTDDGASEDGGEEEGKADEEDGGENADGEDAGGENAGGENADGENTDGENTDGENTDGENADGEDAEGSKDEGDDSEGDGGKEESTGGDEGGDNAGGGEGGGENDPVNTYHKVVAILDKDTKVDNIQSEYLRSALNNDLQSEVRNPVVEAISRLGSFSKIEGCFKSMGSDVKKVIDEEQKAFKDCMTKKKSEYECSEDSFASAKGKLSPITSKIKSCVSSKGQ; this comes from the exons ATGAAACCCTTGGTAAAATTGTTCATGGTGTTCTGCCTGATAGGCATTGTGCTATCCAGGCCCAGGCCCGAAGGCGAGGAAGGAGAAGGTGAGGAGGAAAGTCCTGATGATGCAAGCGGCGATGAGACCGAGGGCGGAGAAGAAAAGACAGATGACGGCGCAAGTGAAGATGGCGGCGAAGAAGAAGGTAAGGCAGATGAAGAGGATGGCGGAGAAAATGCTGATGGTGAAGACGCCGGTGGTGAGAATGCCGGTGGTGAGAATGCTGATGGTGAGAATACCGATGGTGAGAATACCGATGGTGAAAATACCGATGGTGAGAATGCCGATGGTGAGGATGCCGAAGGATCGAAAGATGAAGGAGATGACTCAGAAGGTGATGGTGGCAAGGAAGAAAGTACAGGTGGTGACGAAGGAGGCGATAACGCTGGAGGAGGCGAAGGTGGTGGCGAAAATGATCCTGTCAATACCTACCACAAGGTGGTGGCAATCCTGGACAAGGATACCAAAGTGGACAACATTCAAAGTGAATATCTTCGATCAGCTTTGAATAATGATCTTCAGTCGGAAGTAAGGAATCCGGTGGTTGAAGCTATCAGTAGACTCGGAAGTTTTTCCAAG ATTGAAGGGTGTTTCAAATCGATGGGCAGCGACGTGAAGAAAGTCATTGACGAAGAGCAGAAAGCGTTCAAGGACTGCATGACGAAAAAGAAAAGCGAATATGAATGCTCCGAGGATAGTTTCGCGTCAGCTAAGGGTAAACTCTCCCCAATAACCTCTAAGATTAAGTCCTGTGTATCTTCCAAAGGACAGTAA